Proteins from a single region of Pseudomonas phenolilytica:
- the prmC gene encoding peptide chain release factor N(5)-glutamine methyltransferase: MPTIRSLLDTAELPDSPTARLDAELLLAQALGKSRSFLRTWPEREPDAEACARFAELLHRRRAGEPVAYILGRQGFWSLDLEVAPHTLIPRPDTELLVETVLERLPATPARLLDLGTGTGAIALALAAERPAWQVTGVDRVDEAVALAERNRLRLGLNNVRFLASDWFAALGGERYQLIVSNPPYIPASDPHLARGDVRFEPRSALVAGGDGLDDIRQIIAAAPAHLETHGWLLLEHGFDQAAAVRQLLSHQGFVAVESRRDLGGHERISLGRLP, from the coding sequence ATGCCCACCATCCGCTCCCTGCTCGACACCGCCGAGCTGCCCGATTCGCCGACCGCGCGGCTGGACGCCGAGCTGCTGCTGGCGCAGGCGTTGGGCAAATCGCGCAGCTTCCTGCGCACCTGGCCAGAGCGGGAGCCGGATGCCGAAGCCTGCGCGCGTTTCGCCGAACTGCTGCACCGGCGCCGCGCGGGCGAGCCGGTGGCCTACATCCTGGGGCGCCAGGGCTTCTGGAGCCTCGATCTGGAGGTGGCGCCGCATACGCTGATCCCGCGTCCGGATACCGAGCTGCTGGTGGAAACCGTGCTGGAACGGCTGCCGGCGACACCGGCGCGACTGCTCGATTTGGGTACTGGCACGGGCGCTATCGCGCTGGCGCTGGCGGCAGAGCGTCCTGCCTGGCAGGTGACTGGCGTGGATCGGGTCGACGAGGCGGTCGCGCTGGCCGAGCGCAATCGGCTGCGTCTGGGGCTGAACAACGTGCGCTTCCTCGCGAGTGACTGGTTTGCGGCGCTGGGCGGCGAGCGCTATCAGCTGATCGTCAGCAATCCGCCCTACATCCCGGCCAGCGATCCCCATCTGGCGCGTGGCGACGTGCGCTTCGAACCGCGCAGTGCGCTGGTCGCCGGCGGCGACGGACTGGATGACATCCGCCAGATCATCGCCGCGGCCCCGGCGCATCTCGAAACGCACGGCTGGCTGCTGCTCGAACACGGGTTCGATCAGGCCGCTGCGGTGCGCCAGTTATTGAGCCATCAGGGCTTCGTCGCCGTCGAAAGCCGCCGCGATTTGGGCGGCCACGAGCGCATCAGCCTGGGGCGCCTGCCGTGA
- the prfA gene encoding peptide chain release factor 1, with the protein MKPSLLNKLDVLQDRFEELTALLGDAEIISDQNRFRAYSREYAEVEPVIAAYRQLCKVQQDLEGAQALLKDSDPDLREMAEEEVAEAKAQLETLEANLQRMLLPKDPNDGRNVFLEIRAGTGGDEAAIFAGDLFRMYSRYAEKQGWRVEILSENEGEHGGFKEVISRVEGDNVYAKLKFESGAHRVQRVPETESQGRIHTSACTVAVLPEPDEQAAIEINPADLRVDTYRSSGAGGQHVNKTDSAIRITHLPTGIVVECQEERSQHKNRAKAMAWLAAKLQDRQDAAAHKEISETRKLLVGSGDRSERIRTYNFPQGRVTDHRINLTLYSLNEVIAGAAEQVIEPLLQEYQADQLAALGD; encoded by the coding sequence ATGAAACCCTCATTGCTGAACAAGCTGGATGTCCTGCAGGACCGCTTCGAGGAACTCACCGCGCTGCTCGGCGACGCCGAAATCATCAGCGACCAGAATCGCTTCCGCGCCTATTCGCGCGAGTACGCCGAAGTCGAGCCGGTGATCGCCGCCTATCGCCAGCTGTGCAAGGTGCAGCAGGACCTCGAAGGCGCGCAGGCGCTGCTCAAGGACAGTGATCCCGATCTGCGCGAGATGGCCGAGGAAGAAGTCGCCGAGGCCAAGGCGCAGCTCGAGACGCTGGAAGCCAATCTGCAGCGCATGCTGCTGCCCAAGGACCCCAACGATGGGCGCAACGTGTTCCTCGAAATCCGTGCCGGTACCGGTGGTGACGAGGCGGCGATCTTCGCCGGTGATCTGTTCCGCATGTATTCGCGCTACGCCGAGAAACAGGGCTGGCGCGTCGAGATACTTTCGGAAAACGAGGGCGAGCACGGTGGCTTCAAGGAGGTGATCTCCCGCGTCGAGGGCGACAACGTCTACGCCAAGCTCAAATTCGAGTCCGGTGCCCATCGTGTGCAGCGCGTGCCGGAGACCGAATCCCAGGGCCGTATCCACACCTCGGCCTGCACCGTCGCGGTGCTGCCCGAGCCTGACGAGCAGGCGGCGATCGAGATCAATCCGGCCGACTTGCGCGTCGACACCTATCGCTCCTCGGGCGCCGGTGGCCAGCACGTCAATAAGACCGACTCGGCGATCCGCATCACCCACCTGCCCACCGGCATCGTCGTCGAGTGCCAGGAAGAGCGCTCGCAGCACAAGAATCGCGCCAAGGCGATGGCCTGGCTGGCCGCCAAGCTGCAGGACCGCCAGGACGCCGCCGCGCACAAGGAAATCTCCGAGACGCGCAAGCTGCTGGTCGGCTCCGGCGACCGCTCCGAGCGCATCCGCACCTACAACTTCCCGCAGGGCCGGGTGACCGATCACCGCATCAACCTGACGCTGTATTCGCTCAACGAAGTGATTGCCGGTGCCGCGGAGCAGGTCATCGAGCCGTTGCTGCAGGAATACCAGGCCGATCAGTTGGCGGCGCTGGGAGATTAA
- the hemA gene encoding glutamyl-tRNA reductase, whose amino-acid sequence MAFLALGINHKTASVDVRERVAFTPEQMVQALQQLCRVTPTREAAILSTCNRSELYLQQDQIEADAVLAWLADYHGLSLDELKACAYVHVDDQAVRHMMRVASGLDSLVLGEPQILGQMKSSYAVAREAGSIGPLLGRLFQATFSTAKTVRTDTAIGENPVSVAFAAVSLARQIFSDLQRSRALLIGAGETITLVARHLHEQGVKKIVVANRTLERASALAAEFGAQAILLADIPEELHNSDIVISSTASQLPILGKGAVEQALKKRKHKPMFMVDIAVPRDIEPQVGDLDDVYLYSVDDLHEVVAENLKSRQGAAQAAEELVAAGTEDFMLRLRELAAVDVLKAYRQSAERIRDEELAKAQRLLANGGNPEDVLAQLARGLTNKLLHAPSVQLKKLSAEGRVEALSMAQDLFALHEGTEKP is encoded by the coding sequence ATGGCTTTCCTCGCGCTTGGTATCAATCACAAGACCGCTTCGGTGGACGTCCGCGAGCGCGTGGCCTTCACTCCCGAACAGATGGTCCAGGCCTTGCAGCAGCTGTGTCGCGTCACGCCGACTCGCGAGGCGGCGATTCTCTCGACCTGCAATCGCAGCGAGCTGTACCTGCAGCAGGATCAGATCGAGGCCGATGCCGTGCTGGCGTGGCTGGCCGATTACCACGGCCTGAGCCTCGATGAGCTGAAGGCCTGTGCCTACGTGCATGTCGACGACCAGGCGGTGCGGCACATGATGCGGGTCGCCTCCGGGCTCGATTCGCTGGTGCTGGGCGAGCCGCAGATTCTTGGCCAGATGAAGTCGTCCTATGCCGTGGCACGCGAGGCCGGCAGCATCGGCCCGCTGCTCGGCCGGCTGTTCCAGGCGACCTTCAGCACTGCCAAGACCGTACGCACGGACACGGCAATCGGCGAGAACCCGGTTTCGGTCGCCTTCGCCGCCGTAAGCCTGGCGCGGCAAATATTCAGCGATCTGCAGCGCAGCCGGGCATTGCTGATCGGCGCCGGCGAAACCATCACTCTGGTCGCTCGCCATCTGCACGAGCAGGGCGTGAAGAAGATCGTGGTCGCCAACCGCACCCTGGAGCGCGCCAGTGCCCTGGCGGCCGAGTTCGGTGCGCAGGCGATCCTGCTGGCCGACATCCCCGAGGAGCTGCACAACAGCGACATCGTCATCAGTTCCACCGCCAGCCAGCTGCCGATCCTCGGCAAGGGCGCGGTGGAACAGGCGCTGAAGAAGCGCAAGCACAAGCCGATGTTCATGGTCGACATCGCCGTGCCGCGGGATATCGAGCCGCAGGTCGGCGACCTGGACGATGTCTATCTCTATTCGGTCGACGACCTGCACGAGGTGGTCGCGGAGAACCTCAAGAGTCGCCAGGGCGCAGCCCAGGCGGCCGAGGAGCTGGTGGCCGCCGGTACCGAAGACTTCATGCTGCGCCTGCGCGAGCTGGCTGCGGTGGATGTGCTCAAGGCCTACCGGCAGAGTGCCGAGCGAATTCGCGACGAGGAGTTGGCCAAGGCACAGCGCCTGCTGGCCAATGGCGGCAACCCCGAGGACGTCCTCGCCCAGCTCGCCCGCGGGTTGACCAACAAACTGCTGCACGCGCCCAGCGTGCAGCTGAAGAAGCTTTCGGCCGAAGGGCGCGTCGAAGCCCTGAGCATGGCTCAGGATCTTTTTGCCCTGCACGAGGGCACGGAAAAACCATGA
- a CDS encoding tetratricopeptide repeat protein encodes MNRLAPLVALLFLAGCQSIAPNAPDEVPPVQDAAPATEQADAGERGSFSQETLYALLVAELAGQRNRFDIALGNYVQQANATQDAGVAERSFRIAEYLGAEQAALDSALIWARNAPDNLDAQRAAAVQLARGGRYEESLEFMEKVLQGQGDTHFDFLALSAAETDPDTRAGLLQSFERLLKKYPDNPQLAFGKAVLLQQDGKSEEALALLEAQPSAQQQVPSLLLQARLLHALERGDEALALLEKGLHRHPEDKRLRLTYARLLVEHERLDEAMSEFATLIQQNPTDDDLRFSMALVCMEAEAWREAIVYLEELIERGSHVDAAQFNLGRAQQALGDQNKALQAFAQVGAGNEYLPAKLMQSQLLYSLDRDEEASRVLAKARDEQPDYAIQLYLIEIEALSEHNRTTQAWKLVQQALEQYPDDLSLLYTRAMLAEKRGDLDQLERDLRFIIEREPDNAMAINALGYTLADRTERHQEALELIEQAYRINPDDPAIMDSLGWVHFRLGNLPEAERHLRKAYAQFADHEVAAHLGEVLWVRGERREARTIWAQALQREPDSAILRSTLKRLTGSEKP; translated from the coding sequence ATGAACAGACTCGCTCCCCTCGTCGCCCTGCTGTTTCTCGCAGGCTGCCAGTCCATTGCGCCGAACGCCCCCGACGAGGTGCCGCCGGTACAGGACGCCGCGCCTGCGACCGAACAAGCCGACGCCGGCGAGCGTGGCTCGTTCAGCCAGGAAACCCTGTATGCCCTGCTGGTCGCGGAACTTGCCGGCCAGCGCAACCGCTTCGACATTGCCTTGGGCAACTACGTCCAGCAGGCCAACGCGACCCAGGATGCGGGCGTCGCCGAACGCAGCTTCCGCATCGCCGAATACCTCGGGGCGGAACAGGCGGCATTGGATAGCGCGCTGATCTGGGCGCGCAACGCCCCGGACAACCTCGACGCGCAGCGCGCCGCGGCGGTACAGCTGGCACGCGGCGGTCGCTACGAAGAGTCGCTGGAGTTCATGGAGAAGGTCCTGCAGGGCCAGGGCGACACGCATTTCGACTTCCTCGCGCTCTCCGCCGCCGAAACCGACCCGGACACCCGGGCCGGCCTGCTGCAGAGCTTCGAGCGCCTGCTGAAGAAGTACCCGGACAATCCGCAACTGGCCTTCGGCAAGGCCGTTCTGCTGCAGCAGGATGGCAAGAGCGAGGAAGCACTGGCCCTCCTGGAAGCGCAACCGAGCGCACAGCAGCAGGTGCCGTCACTCCTGCTGCAAGCACGCCTGCTGCACGCGCTCGAGCGCGGCGACGAAGCACTCGCACTGTTGGAAAAGGGCCTGCATCGCCATCCCGAAGACAAGCGTCTGCGGCTGACCTACGCGCGCCTGCTGGTGGAGCATGAACGCCTGGACGAGGCCATGAGCGAATTCGCCACGCTCATTCAGCAGAACCCCACCGATGACGACCTGCGATTCTCGATGGCACTGGTGTGCATGGAGGCCGAAGCCTGGCGCGAGGCCATCGTCTACCTGGAGGAGCTGATCGAGCGAGGCAGCCACGTCGACGCCGCGCAGTTCAACCTCGGTCGTGCGCAGCAGGCGCTGGGCGACCAGAACAAGGCGCTGCAGGCGTTCGCTCAGGTCGGTGCGGGCAACGAGTACCTGCCGGCCAAGCTGATGCAGAGCCAGCTGCTCTATTCGCTCGACCGCGACGAAGAGGCATCCCGGGTGCTGGCTAAGGCACGCGACGAGCAGCCCGACTACGCGATCCAGCTGTACCTGATCGAGATCGAAGCGCTTTCCGAGCACAACCGCACCACGCAGGCCTGGAAGCTCGTCCAGCAGGCCCTGGAGCAGTACCCCGACGATCTCAGCCTGCTCTACACCCGCGCCATGCTCGCCGAGAAGCGCGGCGATCTCGATCAGCTGGAGCGCGACCTGCGCTTCATCATCGAGCGCGAGCCGGATAACGCGATGGCCATCAACGCACTGGGCTATACCCTCGCCGATCGCACCGAACGCCACCAGGAAGCGCTGGAGCTGATCGAGCAGGCCTACCGAATCAATCCCGACGACCCAGCCATCATGGACAGTCTGGGCTGGGTGCATTTCCGTCTGGGCAACCTGCCAGAGGCGGAGCGCCACCTGCGCAAGGCTTACGCGCAGTTTGCCGATCACGAGGTCGCCGCCCACCTCGGCGAAGTGCTCTGGGTCCGCGGTGAGCGCCGTGAAGCCCGTACGATCTGGGCGCAGGCCCTGCAGAGGGAACCGGACAGCGCGATCCTGCGCAGCACCCTCAAGCGCCTGACCGGCTCGGAGAAGCCCTGA
- the lolB gene encoding lipoprotein insertase outer membrane protein LolB yields the protein MTLLNKLLAPCLALLLAGCAGLGPRESVEGPGNATAWKEHRRQIANLDGWQISGKIGIRAPQESGSGTLFWLQRQDYFDIRLSGPLGRGATRLTGRPDAVALEVAGQGRFEADSPEALVETQLGWQLPVSHLLWWVRGLPAPDSRSRLSLDSESRLARLEQDGWQVVYLAYAEHDGFTLPERIRLQGHDLQITLVVKDWQPRQLGR from the coding sequence ATGACGCTGCTGAACAAGCTTCTCGCCCCCTGCCTGGCCCTGCTGCTGGCGGGCTGCGCCGGCCTCGGCCCACGCGAATCGGTCGAAGGACCGGGCAACGCGACCGCCTGGAAGGAGCACCGCCGCCAGATCGCCAACCTTGATGGCTGGCAGATCAGCGGCAAGATCGGCATCCGCGCCCCGCAGGAATCGGGTAGCGGCACGCTTTTCTGGCTGCAGCGCCAGGATTACTTCGACATTCGCTTGTCCGGCCCGCTTGGCCGGGGCGCCACCCGCCTCACCGGACGCCCTGACGCCGTGGCGCTGGAAGTCGCCGGACAGGGTCGCTTCGAGGCCGACTCACCGGAAGCGCTGGTGGAGACCCAACTGGGCTGGCAGCTGCCGGTATCGCATCTGCTGTGGTGGGTGCGCGGCCTGCCCGCACCGGACAGCCGCAGCCGCTTGAGCCTGGACAGCGAAAGCCGCCTGGCCCGCCTAGAGCAGGACGGCTGGCAGGTGGTCTACCTCGCCTACGCCGAGCACGACGGCTTCACCCTGCCCGAGCGCATCCGCCTGCAAGGGCACGACCTGCAGATCACCCTCGTGGTCAAGGACTGGCAGCCGCGCCAGCTGGGACGCTGA
- the ispE gene encoding 4-(cytidine 5'-diphospho)-2-C-methyl-D-erythritol kinase has protein sequence MPTLTLPAPAKLNLMLHILGRRADGYHELQTLFQFLDYGDELSFSPREDGQIRLHTDLPGVDHDSNLIVRAARLLQRESGCTLGADIALTKRLPMGGGIGGGSSDAATTLLGLDHLWRLDLGEDRLAGLGLALGADVPVFVRGHAAFAEGVGERLQPVDLEEPWFLVLAPQVSVSTAEIFADPELTRNTPAITVRSLLAGGGHNDCQPVVERRYPEVRNALSLLNKFVPASMTGTGACVFGSFPNEGEADKVRRQLPASLPSFVARGRNVSMLHRSLKQMAQEASA, from the coding sequence ATGCCCACGCTCACCCTGCCAGCACCGGCCAAACTCAACCTGATGCTGCACATCCTCGGCCGTCGTGCCGATGGCTATCACGAGCTGCAGACGTTGTTCCAGTTCCTCGACTACGGCGACGAGCTGAGCTTCAGCCCGCGTGAAGACGGCCAGATTCGCCTGCACACCGACCTGCCGGGAGTCGATCACGACAGCAACCTGATCGTCCGCGCCGCACGCCTGCTGCAGCGCGAGAGCGGCTGCACACTGGGCGCCGACATCGCGCTGACCAAGCGCCTGCCGATGGGCGGCGGCATCGGCGGCGGCAGTTCGGATGCCGCCACTACGCTGCTCGGCCTCGATCACCTGTGGCGGCTCGATCTCGGCGAAGACCGCCTGGCGGGGCTGGGGCTCGCGCTCGGCGCCGATGTGCCGGTGTTCGTCCGCGGCCACGCGGCCTTTGCCGAAGGGGTCGGCGAGCGCCTGCAACCAGTCGATCTGGAGGAACCTTGGTTTCTCGTGCTAGCGCCGCAAGTCTCTGTTAGTACAGCGGAAATATTTGCCGACCCGGAGTTGACACGTAATACCCCGGCCATTACAGTTCGCAGCCTTCTTGCTGGGGGCGGTCATAATGACTGTCAGCCGGTGGTTGAGAGGCGTTATCCAGAGGTTCGTAACGCCTTGAGCTTGCTGAACAAATTCGTTCCGGCAAGCATGACCGGCACTGGAGCTTGTGTGTTTGGGAGCTTCCCAAACGAGGGCGAGGCTGATAAAGTCCGCCGCCAACTTCCAGCCAGTTTGCCAAGTTTCGTGGCCCGCGGTCGTAACGTTTCAATGTTGCATCGCAGTCTGAAACAGATGGCGCAGGAAGCCAGTGCGTAA
- a CDS encoding ribose-phosphate pyrophosphokinase — protein sequence MSKMMVFTGNANPDLARRVVRQLHIPLGDAYVGKFSDGEISVEINENVRGKDVFLIQPTCAPTNDNLMELVVMADAFRRSSATRITAVVPYFGYARQDRRPRSARVPISAKVVADMLDVVGVNRVLTVDLHADQIQGFFDMPVDNIYGSPVLVDDIQAQRFENLMIVSPDIGGVVRARAVAKSLGVDLAIIDKRRPKANQSEVMHIIGDIEGRTCILVDDMVDTAGTLCHAAKALKDHGAAKVYAYCTHPILSGRAIENIEGSVLDELVVTNTIPLSAAAQSCTRIRQLDIAPVVAEAVRRISNAESISAMFR from the coding sequence GTGTCCAAGATGATGGTCTTCACGGGGAACGCCAACCCCGATCTGGCCCGGCGTGTCGTACGTCAGCTGCATATCCCCCTCGGTGATGCCTATGTCGGAAAATTTTCCGACGGCGAGATCAGCGTCGAGATCAATGAAAATGTCCGCGGCAAGGATGTCTTCCTGATTCAACCGACCTGCGCCCCGACCAACGACAACCTAATGGAGCTGGTGGTGATGGCCGATGCCTTCCGCCGCTCCTCGGCCACCCGCATCACTGCCGTGGTGCCCTATTTCGGCTATGCCCGCCAGGATCGCCGTCCGCGTTCGGCTCGTGTGCCGATCAGCGCCAAGGTTGTGGCTGACATGCTCGACGTCGTCGGCGTCAACCGTGTCCTGACCGTCGACCTGCACGCCGACCAGATCCAGGGCTTCTTCGACATGCCGGTGGATAACATCTACGGCTCGCCGGTACTGGTCGATGACATCCAGGCCCAGCGCTTCGAAAACCTGATGATCGTCTCCCCCGATATCGGTGGCGTGGTACGCGCTCGCGCCGTAGCCAAGTCCCTCGGCGTCGACCTGGCGATCATCGACAAACGCCGGCCGAAGGCCAACCAGTCCGAAGTGATGCACATCATCGGCGATATCGAAGGCCGTACCTGCATCCTGGTCGACGACATGGTCGACACTGCCGGCACGCTGTGCCACGCAGCCAAGGCACTGAAGGACCACGGCGCAGCCAAGGTCTACGCCTACTGCACGCACCCGATCCTGTCCGGCCGCGCCATCGAGAACATCGAAGGCTCCGTGCTCGACGAGCTGGTGGTGACCAACACCATCCCGCTGTCGGCCGCCGCCCAGTCTTGCACCCGAATTCGCCAGCTGGACATCGCGCCAGTGGTGGCTGAAGCGGTACGCCGCATCAGCAATGCCGAATCGATCAGCGCGATGTTCCGCTAA
- a CDS encoding 50S ribosomal protein L25/general stress protein Ctc, with product MTDFTLNAQERSDLGKGASRRLRRNANLVPAVIYGGEAAPQSISILAKDLAKMLENEIAFSNIIKLNVDGKGQDVVIKALQRHPAKGFVLHADFQRVIAGQKLTATVPVHLINQETSIGVKQQGGEIYLNLPDAEVTCLPQDLPDFIEVDIAQMEVGQVLHMSDLKLPKGVAFVALQHGSDLPVVNIHAPRVSKEDASKEEGAAE from the coding sequence ATGACTGACTTCACCCTGAATGCCCAAGAGCGTTCCGACCTGGGGAAAGGTGCGAGCCGCCGCCTGCGTCGTAACGCCAACCTCGTGCCGGCCGTGATCTACGGTGGCGAAGCTGCGCCGCAATCGATCAGCATTCTGGCCAAAGATCTGGCCAAGATGCTGGAAAACGAAATCGCCTTCAGCAACATCATCAAGCTGAACGTCGACGGCAAAGGCCAGGACGTGGTGATCAAGGCGCTGCAGCGCCATCCGGCCAAGGGCTTCGTGCTGCACGCCGACTTCCAGCGCGTCATCGCCGGTCAGAAGCTGACCGCCACCGTTCCGGTGCACCTGATCAACCAGGAAACCTCCATTGGCGTCAAGCAGCAGGGTGGCGAGATCTACCTGAACCTGCCGGATGCCGAAGTGACCTGCCTGCCGCAGGATCTGCCGGACTTCATCGAAGTCGACATCGCCCAGATGGAAGTTGGCCAGGTTCTGCACATGAGCGACCTGAAGCTGCCGAAAGGTGTTGCCTTCGTTGCCCTGCAGCATGGTAGCGACCTGCCGGTCGTGAACATTCACGCACCGCGCGTGAGCAAGGAAGACGCTTCGAAAGAAGAAGGCGCTGCCGAGTAA
- the pth gene encoding aminoacyl-tRNA hydrolase, producing MTAVKLIVGLGNPGPEYDQTRHNAGALFVERLAAREGVQLSADRKYFGLVGKFSHQGEDIRLLIPTTYMNRSGQAVAALAGFFRIPLESILVAHDELDMPPGVAKLKQGGGHGGHNGLRDIIAKLGNQNGFHRLRLGIGHPGHASLVSGYVLGRAPQAEREKLDASIDFALDVVPQILDGDWTRAMQRLHSQKA from the coding sequence GTGACCGCCGTCAAACTGATCGTTGGCCTGGGAAATCCAGGCCCCGAATACGACCAGACCCGGCATAACGCGGGGGCTCTTTTCGTTGAGCGCCTGGCCGCCCGCGAGGGCGTCCAACTGAGCGCTGACCGCAAGTACTTCGGCCTGGTCGGCAAGTTCAGCCATCAGGGCGAAGACATCCGGCTGCTGATCCCCACCACCTATATGAACCGCAGCGGTCAGGCGGTGGCGGCACTGGCCGGTTTCTTCCGAATTCCCCTCGAGTCCATCCTGGTTGCCCACGATGAACTCGACATGCCCCCCGGCGTCGCCAAACTCAAGCAGGGCGGCGGCCATGGCGGACACAACGGGCTGCGCGACATCATCGCCAAGCTCGGTAATCAGAACGGCTTCCATCGCCTGCGCCTGGGCATCGGTCATCCCGGCCACGCCAGCCTGGTCAGCGGCTATGTACTGGGTCGTGCTCCGCAAGCTGAGCGCGAGAAGCTCGACGCGAGCATCGACTTCGCGCTGGATGTCGTGCCGCAGATTCTCGATGGCGACTGGACCCGCGCCATGCAGCGCCTGCACAGCCAGAAGGCCTGA
- the ychF gene encoding redox-regulated ATPase YchF — MGFNCGIVGLPNVGKSTLFNALTKSGIAAENFPFCTIEPNSGIVPMPDARLAALAEIVKPERVLPTTMEFVDIAGLVAGASKGEGLGNKFLANIRETDAIAHVVRCFEDDNVIHVSNSVDPKRDIEIIDLELIFADLDSCEKQLQKVARNAKGGDKEALAQKALLEKLIPHFTEGKPARSLLKNLGDEEKRLVRGFHLLTSKPVMYIANVAEDGFENNPHLDVVKAIAEEEGAIVVPVCNKIEAEIAELDDGEEKDMFLEALGLQEPGLNRVIRAGYEMLGLQTYFTAGVKEVRAWTVKIGATAPQAAAVIHTDFEKGFIRAEVIAYDDFIQYKGEAGAKEAGKWRLEGKEYIVKDGDVMHFRFNV; from the coding sequence ATGGGATTCAACTGCGGCATCGTCGGTCTGCCCAATGTCGGCAAGTCCACCCTGTTTAATGCGCTGACCAAATCCGGCATCGCGGCGGAGAACTTCCCGTTCTGCACCATCGAACCGAACAGCGGGATCGTGCCGATGCCCGATGCCCGTCTCGCGGCGCTGGCCGAGATCGTCAAGCCCGAGCGCGTGCTGCCGACCACGATGGAATTCGTCGACATCGCCGGCCTCGTCGCCGGCGCCTCCAAAGGTGAAGGCCTGGGCAACAAGTTCCTCGCCAACATCCGCGAGACCGACGCCATCGCCCACGTAGTGCGCTGCTTCGAGGACGACAACGTCATTCACGTTTCCAACTCGGTCGATCCCAAGCGCGATATCGAGATCATCGACCTCGAACTGATCTTCGCCGACCTCGACAGCTGCGAGAAGCAGCTGCAGAAGGTGGCGCGCAACGCCAAGGGCGGCGACAAGGAAGCCCTGGCGCAGAAGGCGCTGCTGGAGAAGCTGATCCCGCATTTCACCGAAGGCAAGCCGGCGCGCTCGCTGCTGAAGAACCTCGGTGACGAAGAGAAGCGCCTGGTTCGCGGCTTCCACCTGCTGACCAGCAAGCCGGTCATGTACATCGCCAACGTTGCCGAGGATGGCTTCGAGAACAACCCGCACCTCGACGTGGTGAAAGCCATCGCCGAGGAGGAAGGCGCCATCGTGGTGCCGGTCTGCAACAAGATCGAGGCGGAGATCGCCGAGCTGGACGACGGCGAGGAGAAAGACATGTTCCTCGAGGCGCTGGGCCTGCAAGAGCCTGGCCTGAACCGCGTGATCCGTGCCGGCTATGAAATGCTCGGGCTGCAGACCTACTTCACCGCCGGCGTTAAGGAAGTACGCGCCTGGACCGTGAAGATCGGCGCCACCGCACCGCAGGCCGCCGCGGTGATCCACACCGATTTCGAGAAGGGCTTCATTCGCGCCGAAGTCATCGCCTACGACGACTTCATCCAGTACAAGGGCGAAGCCGGCGCCAAGGAAGCTGGCAAATGGCGCCTGGAAGGCAAGGAGTACATCGTCAAGGATGGCGACGTGATGCACTTCCGCTTCAACGTCTGA